One region of Candidatus Hydrogenedentota bacterium genomic DNA includes:
- a CDS encoding DUF4080 domain-containing protein, which translates to MDVLLTTANARYTHCAFGLKCLAAALEATGHTAHIQEFTIQHAPYYIVEELLAQNPTVIGLGVYIWNIDLMARVIHILHAIAPGITLIVGGPETFGDGKEESTFAGADYIIRGEGEGALIQLLDQLEAGIFPREKIIDGFSPDLDTLPSPYHLYTAEDIRNRIVYVESSRGCPYRCSFCLSARDTKIRFFPLHSFLLEMRGLLERGVRLFKFTDRTFNVDEDRALEILDFFLKHRSEHAQLHFEIMPDRVSPKLLTAFAAFPEGSLHLEVGIQSTNKDVQKRIKRYQNLEKTWETLAFLRAQTGALLHADLIVGLPDESLESIGEGFDILVKANLQEIQVGLLKRLDGTPLALEDDSTLIFDTAAPYEILETSCLSYTKIQEMKRFARYFDLYYNHGNFNESLNLLWQTGSSPFLIFKDFSEFIWAQVRRVHALSLSRLAELLYTYLKRQGIDRAIAASVIETEFRRLPGRQDVLNFQ; encoded by the coding sequence GTGGACGTACTCTTAACAACAGCCAATGCACGCTATACACACTGCGCCTTCGGACTGAAATGTCTCGCGGCTGCGCTGGAAGCGACCGGGCACACAGCGCACATACAAGAATTCACCATTCAACATGCTCCCTATTACATTGTAGAAGAATTATTAGCACAAAATCCGACCGTTATAGGGCTTGGCGTCTACATTTGGAATATAGACCTCATGGCACGGGTCATACATATTTTGCATGCCATCGCTCCGGGAATCACGTTGATTGTGGGCGGTCCTGAGACCTTCGGCGATGGGAAAGAAGAAAGTACTTTTGCCGGCGCTGACTATATTATTCGCGGTGAAGGGGAAGGAGCTTTAATTCAATTACTCGATCAATTGGAGGCGGGGATCTTTCCAAGAGAAAAAATCATTGACGGATTTTCCCCTGATCTCGATACACTCCCCAGCCCCTACCATCTTTACACAGCGGAAGATATACGGAATCGCATTGTCTATGTTGAAAGCAGCCGCGGCTGTCCTTATCGCTGCTCCTTTTGTTTGTCGGCACGGGATACCAAAATACGCTTTTTCCCCTTGCACTCTTTTCTGCTAGAAATGCGGGGTTTACTGGAACGGGGTGTCCGACTGTTTAAATTTACAGACCGAACGTTTAACGTTGATGAAGATCGGGCTTTAGAAATATTGGATTTCTTTTTAAAGCACCGTTCTGAGCATGCTCAGCTTCACTTTGAAATTATGCCTGATCGCGTTTCACCAAAACTTTTAACGGCCTTTGCCGCTTTTCCCGAGGGAAGCCTTCATCTCGAAGTAGGTATCCAAAGCACGAATAAAGATGTGCAGAAAAGAATCAAACGGTATCAAAATCTGGAGAAGACTTGGGAGACCCTCGCCTTTTTACGAGCGCAAACTGGCGCGCTGCTCCATGCCGATTTGATTGTTGGACTTCCCGATGAAAGTTTGGAATCTATCGGCGAAGGCTTTGATATTTTGGTCAAGGCAAATCTGCAAGAAATACAAGTGGGCTTATTAAAACGGCTGGACGGCACGCCCTTGGCGCTTGAAGATGACAGCACCTTGATCTTCGACACCGCTGCCCCCTACGAAATTCTGGAAACTTCTTGCCTTTCCTACACAAAAATACAGGAGATGAAGCGTTTTGCCCGCTATTTCGACTTATATTACAATCATGGAAACTTTAATGAGAGTCTAAACTTATTATGGCAAACGGGCAGCTCCCCTTTTTTAATTTTTAAAGACTTCTCTGAATTTATTTGGGCGCAAGTACGCCGCGTTCATGCCTTATCGTTGTCACGCTTGGCGGAACTCTTATACACTTATTTAAAGCGGCAGGGCATTGACCGGGCAATAGCGGCCTCCGTGATTGAGACTGAATTTCGCCGCTTGCCGGGACGTCAAGATGTTTTAAATTTTCAATAA